The following proteins are co-located in the Spirochaetales bacterium genome:
- a CDS encoding response regulator encodes MKTIMIVDDTKTARLCLKFSLKLKGFHIIDSSNGKDALEKLDAIFPPSLIITDIHMPEMNGIEFIMCLRRNDAYRFTPIIVLSSDELKGKEALVKGANAYVLKSTNTFDEIMDCIQKLVGGNGTA; translated from the coding sequence ATGAAGACGATCATGATTGTGGACGATACTAAAACCGCCAGGTTATGCCTCAAGTTTTCATTGAAACTAAAAGGGTTTCATATCATCGATTCGTCGAACGGGAAAGACGCCCTTGAAAAACTCGACGCCATCTTTCCTCCTTCACTGATTATCACCGATATCCATATGCCGGAAATGAACGGGATCGAGTTCATCATGTGTCTGCGCAGAAACGACGCATACCGGTTCACCCCGATCATCGTCCTTTCGTCGGACGAATTAAAGGGAAAGGAAGCCCTTGTCAAAGGGGCCAACGCGTATGTACTCAAATCGACCAATACATTCGATGAAATAATGGACTGTATCCAGAAACTCGTGGGCGGTAACGGAACAGCCTGA